From a region of the Janthinobacterium sp. 61 genome:
- a CDS encoding EAL and HDOD domain-containing protein translates to MIDISSNDITPKPLRVREFYLGRQPILDRNQALFGYELLFRNAPVGPANITSDLSATASVIAHASQLGMEKVIGDALGFVNVDADVIMSDIFVFLPREKVVLEIVESMPVTPEVRARISELVGHGFTFALENVVSDTAQVQELLPLVQYVKMDMSTVDPKVLAALAPRFKREQKKLVAEKVETREEFKSGLDLGFDYFQGYYFAKPAIMTGKKLSPSQLAVMELMTLVTSDADNMDIERAIKRDVSLALNLLRLVNTPAVGARQRIDSLSQAVTVLGRRQLQRWLQIMLYAEPSKRGHSMTPLLMLATTRGRLLELLAHKLRPNHAHSADIAFTVGIMSLMDTLFGVPMSEILSQIEVIDEVAEALLSREGFYGDLLRLAECIERIEDMEGEIVPTLRELAMSPDDLVELEMAAYEWSDNVVRYAL, encoded by the coding sequence ATGATCGATATTTCCAGCAACGACATCACCCCGAAACCCTTGCGTGTGCGCGAGTTCTATCTGGGTCGACAACCTATTCTTGACCGCAATCAAGCGCTGTTTGGCTATGAGTTGCTATTCCGCAACGCTCCGGTCGGCCCCGCCAACATTACCAGCGACCTGTCCGCCACGGCGTCTGTGATTGCCCATGCGTCCCAGCTGGGCATGGAAAAGGTCATCGGCGACGCGCTCGGTTTCGTCAACGTCGATGCCGACGTGATTATGAGCGATATCTTCGTTTTCCTGCCGCGTGAAAAAGTCGTGCTGGAAATCGTCGAATCGATGCCCGTCACACCGGAAGTGCGCGCACGCATCAGCGAACTGGTGGGCCATGGCTTCACCTTCGCGCTGGAAAACGTCGTTTCCGACACGGCGCAAGTGCAGGAGCTGCTGCCGCTGGTGCAATACGTCAAGATGGACATGAGTACCGTCGATCCGAAAGTGCTGGCAGCCCTGGCGCCCCGTTTCAAGCGGGAACAAAAGAAACTGGTGGCGGAGAAGGTCGAGACGCGCGAAGAATTCAAGTCGGGCCTGGACCTGGGCTTCGATTATTTCCAGGGCTATTATTTCGCCAAGCCCGCGATCATGACGGGCAAGAAGCTGTCGCCGTCGCAACTGGCTGTCATGGAACTGATGACACTGGTGACGTCCGACGCCGATAACATGGATATCGAGCGCGCCATCAAGCGCGACGTATCGCTGGCCCTGAACCTGTTGCGTTTGGTCAATACGCCCGCCGTGGGCGCCCGCCAGCGCATCGATTCGCTGAGCCAGGCCGTGACCGTGCTGGGCCGCCGCCAATTGCAGCGCTGGCTGCAAATCATGTTGTATGCGGAGCCAAGCAAACGCGGCCATAGCATGACGCCTTTGCTGATGCTGGCCACCACGCGCGGCCGTTTGCTGGAACTGCTCGCGCATAAACTGCGCCCGAACCATGCCCATTCGGCCGATATCGCCTTTACGGTTGGCATCATGTCCCTGATGGATACCCTGTTCGGCGTGCCGATGTCGGAAATCCTCAGCCAGATCGAAGTCATCGATGAAGTGGCCGAAGCGCTGCTGTCGCGCGAGGGCTTCTACGGCGACCTGCTGCGCCTGGCTGAATGCATCGAGCGCATCGAAGACATGGAAGGCGAGATCGTGCCGACCCTGCGCGAGTTGGCCATGTCGCCGGACGACCTGGTGGAACTGGAAATGGCGGCCTATGAATGGAGCGACAACGTCGTAAGGTATGCGTTGTAG
- the metH gene encoding methionine synthase — MSPTEATLRAILARRIMILDGAMGTIIQQYKLDEEAYRGGPAGRFIDFAAPADSGARELFVKGNNELLTLTQPHIIQEIHERYLAAGADLIETNTFGATTIAQDDYHMAHLAYEMNVQAAKLARAACDKYSTPDKPRFVAGALGPTPKTASISPDVNDPAARNVSFDQLVAAYLQQTQGLVEGGADVLLVETIFDTLNCKAALFAIDLFYELNPTVVRLPLMISGTVTDASGRILSGQTVPAFWNSVRHAKPLTIGLNCALGAALMRPYAEELAKIADTFVCIYPNAGLPNPMSDTGFDELPADTSALLREFADAGFLNMAGGCCGTTPEHIAAIGELLSKNTPRTVPAPSHDLRLAGLEPFVVNEESLFVNVGERTNVTGSKAFARMILNEQYDEALSVARQQVENGAQVIDINMDEAMLDSLAAMTRFLNLIASEPDISRVPIMVDSSKWSVIEAGLKCVQGKAIVNSISMKEGEEEFLRQAKLCRRYGAAVIVMAFDEKGQADTFERKIEICARAYHLLIDALDFPPEDIIFDPNIFAVATGIEEHNNYAVDFINATRWIKENLPYAKISGGVSNVSFSFRGNDPAREAIHTVFLYHAIKAGMTMGIVNAGMVGVYDNLDPELRERVEDVVLNRREDSTERMIEFAGTLKAGGKAEAQTLAWREGTVQARLSHALVHGITQFIVEDTEEARQELLHNGGRPIHVIEGPLMAGMDVVGDLFGQGKMFLPQVVKSARVMKQAVAHLIPFIEEEKLLEEKRTGIVAKPKGKIIMATVKGDVHDIGKNIVTVVLQCNNFEVVNMGVMVPCSEILARAKVENADIIGLSGLITPSLEEMAYVAKEMQRDEHFRMLKIPLLIGGATTSRAHTAVKIAHNYEGPVIYVPDASRSVSVAQSLLTPEQRDKYVEDIELDYARIREQHANKKALPILPLAQARANKMIVPFDGPCTPVKPKFIGRRVFKNVDLAALANYIDWGPFFQTWDLAGPFPAILTDEVVGDAATKVYAEGQALLKKLIDGRWLTANGVVSLLPANSVNDDDIEVYTDDTRSTVAFTYYGMRQQGVKPVVDGVQRPNQCLADFIAPKASGVKDYIGMFAVTSGLGIEKYEKRFEDAHDDYSSIMLKSLADRLAEAFAEYLHERVRKDLWGYVPDEQLNNDDMIGEKYVGIRPAPGYPACPEHTVKKEMFEVMQAEEIGMQLTESYAMFPGAAVSGFYFAHPESKYFVVGKIGMDQVEDMAKRRGASIEDVERWLAPNLS; from the coding sequence ATGTCCCCGACCGAAGCCACCTTGCGCGCCATTCTTGCGCGACGGATCATGATACTCGACGGCGCCATGGGCACGATCATCCAGCAATACAAGCTCGACGAAGAAGCGTACCGCGGCGGCCCCGCTGGCCGCTTCATCGATTTCGCCGCGCCGGCCGATAGCGGCGCGCGTGAACTGTTCGTCAAGGGCAATAACGAGCTGCTGACCCTGACGCAGCCGCACATCATCCAGGAAATCCACGAGCGCTACCTGGCGGCGGGCGCCGACCTGATCGAAACGAATACTTTCGGCGCGACGACGATCGCGCAAGACGATTACCACATGGCCCACCTGGCCTATGAAATGAACGTCCAGGCGGCCAAGCTGGCGCGTGCCGCCTGCGACAAGTATTCCACCCCGGACAAGCCGCGCTTCGTCGCCGGCGCCCTGGGCCCCACGCCAAAGACGGCATCGATTTCGCCCGACGTCAACGACCCGGCCGCGCGCAACGTCAGTTTCGACCAGCTGGTGGCCGCCTACCTGCAGCAGACGCAGGGCCTGGTGGAAGGCGGCGCCGACGTGCTGCTGGTGGAAACCATTTTCGATACCTTGAACTGCAAGGCGGCCCTGTTCGCCATCGACCTGTTCTACGAGCTAAATCCGACCGTCGTGCGCCTGCCGCTGATGATTTCCGGCACCGTCACGGACGCTTCGGGGCGCATCCTGTCGGGACAGACCGTGCCCGCCTTCTGGAATTCCGTGCGCCACGCGAAACCGCTGACCATCGGCCTGAACTGCGCGCTGGGCGCCGCCCTGATGCGCCCGTACGCGGAAGAGCTGGCCAAGATCGCCGACACCTTCGTCTGCATCTACCCGAACGCAGGCTTGCCCAATCCCATGAGCGACACGGGCTTTGACGAGTTGCCAGCCGACACGTCCGCCCTGCTGCGCGAATTCGCCGACGCGGGCTTTTTGAACATGGCGGGCGGCTGCTGCGGCACCACGCCCGAGCACATCGCCGCCATCGGAGAGTTGCTGTCGAAAAACACGCCGCGCACCGTGCCTGCACCGTCGCATGACTTGCGCCTGGCCGGCCTGGAACCGTTCGTCGTCAACGAAGAATCGCTGTTCGTCAACGTGGGCGAGCGTACCAACGTCACGGGCTCGAAGGCGTTCGCGCGCATGATTCTTAACGAGCAATACGACGAAGCCCTGTCCGTGGCACGACAGCAAGTGGAAAATGGCGCGCAAGTGATCGACATCAACATGGACGAGGCCATGCTCGATTCGCTGGCCGCCATGACGCGCTTTTTGAACCTGATCGCCTCGGAACCCGATATTTCGCGCGTGCCCATCATGGTCGACTCCTCGAAATGGTCCGTCATCGAAGCTGGCCTGAAGTGCGTGCAGGGCAAAGCCATCGTCAATTCCATCTCGATGAAGGAAGGCGAGGAAGAATTCCTGCGCCAGGCGAAACTGTGCCGCCGCTATGGCGCGGCCGTGATCGTCATGGCTTTCGATGAAAAGGGGCAAGCCGATACCTTCGAGCGCAAGATCGAGATTTGCGCACGCGCGTATCACCTGTTGATCGATGCGCTGGACTTCCCGCCGGAAGACATCATTTTCGATCCAAACATCTTTGCCGTCGCCACCGGCATCGAAGAGCACAATAATTACGCCGTCGACTTCATCAACGCCACGCGCTGGATCAAGGAAAACTTGCCGTACGCGAAGATCTCGGGGGGCGTATCGAATGTGTCCTTCAGTTTCCGCGGCAACGATCCGGCCCGCGAAGCCATCCACACGGTGTTCCTGTACCACGCCATCAAGGCCGGCATGACCATGGGTATCGTCAACGCCGGCATGGTGGGCGTGTACGACAATCTGGACCCGGAATTGCGCGAGCGCGTGGAAGACGTGGTGCTGAACCGCCGCGAAGACTCCACCGAACGCATGATCGAGTTTGCCGGCACCCTGAAGGCGGGCGGCAAGGCCGAAGCGCAAACCCTGGCCTGGCGCGAAGGCACGGTGCAGGCCCGCCTGTCGCACGCGCTGGTGCACGGCATCACGCAATTCATCGTCGAAGACACGGAAGAGGCGCGCCAGGAGCTATTGCACAATGGCGGCCGTCCCATCCACGTGATCGAGGGCCCGCTCATGGCCGGCATGGACGTGGTCGGCGATCTGTTTGGCCAGGGCAAGATGTTCCTGCCGCAAGTGGTGAAATCGGCCCGTGTGATGAAGCAAGCCGTGGCCCATTTGATTCCGTTCATCGAGGAAGAAAAGCTGCTGGAAGAAAAACGCACGGGCATCGTCGCCAAGCCGAAGGGCAAGATCATCATGGCCACCGTGAAGGGCGACGTGCATGACATTGGCAAGAACATCGTCACCGTCGTTCTGCAGTGCAATAACTTTGAAGTGGTGAACATGGGCGTGATGGTGCCGTGCTCGGAAATCCTGGCGCGCGCCAAGGTGGAAAACGCGGACATCATCGGCCTGTCGGGTCTGATTACGCCGTCGCTGGAAGAAATGGCGTATGTCGCCAAGGAAATGCAGCGCGATGAACATTTCCGCATGCTGAAAATCCCCCTCCTGATCGGCGGCGCCACCACCAGCCGCGCCCACACGGCAGTGAAAATCGCCCACAACTACGAAGGGCCCGTGATCTACGTGCCGGACGCCTCGCGTTCCGTGTCCGTGGCGCAATCGCTGCTGACGCCGGAGCAGCGCGACAAATACGTGGAAGACATCGAACTCGACTACGCACGCATCCGCGAGCAGCACGCCAACAAGAAGGCCCTGCCCATCCTGCCGCTGGCGCAGGCGCGCGCCAACAAGATGATCGTGCCCTTCGACGGTCCCTGCACACCCGTGAAACCGAAGTTCATCGGCCGCCGCGTCTTTAAAAATGTCGATCTGGCCGCCCTGGCCAACTATATCGACTGGGGCCCGTTCTTCCAGACCTGGGATCTGGCCGGCCCCTTCCCCGCCATTTTGACGGATGAAGTCGTGGGCGACGCGGCCACCAAGGTGTACGCCGAAGGCCAGGCCTTGCTGAAGAAACTCATCGACGGGCGCTGGCTGACGGCCAACGGCGTCGTGTCCCTGCTGCCGGCAAACAGCGTCAATGACGACGATATCGAGGTGTACACGGACGATACGCGCAGTACGGTGGCGTTCACCTATTACGGCATGCGCCAGCAGGGCGTCAAGCCCGTGGTCGATGGCGTGCAACGGCCGAACCAGTGCCTGGCCGATTTCATTGCGCCTAAGGCATCGGGGGTGAAGGATTACATCGGCATGTTCGCCGTCACGTCCGGCTTGGGCATCGAGAAATACGAGAAGCGCTTCGAAGATGCGCATGACGATTACTCGTCCATCATGCTCAAATCCCTGGCCGACCGTCTGGCCGAGGCGTTTGCCGAATACCTGCATGAGCGCGTGCGCAAGGACCTGTGGGGCTATGTGCCGGACGAGCAGCTGAACAACGACGACATGATCGGCGAGAAATATGTCGGCATCCGCCCCGCGCCCGGCTACCCCGCCTGCCCCGAGCACACGGTCAAGAAAGAGATGTTCGAGGTCATGCAAGCCGAGGAAATCGGCATGCAGCTGACGGAATCGTATGCCATGTTCCCTGGCGCGGCCGTTTCCGGCTTCTATTTTGCCCACCCGGAGTCGAAGTACTTCGTTGTCGGCAAGATCGGCATGGACCAGGTGGAAGACATGGCCAAGCGCCGCGGCGCCAGCATCGAGGACGTGGAACGCTGGCTGGCACCCAATCTGTCCTGA